Genomic segment of Paenalkalicoccus suaedae:
CTTGAACGTACATTAAACTTCATACATGCCTCCCCTACTTTCTGCTATTATCACCGTGTTTTTTAGAAAGGATTTGCTGCGCTTCTTGAACCTCTCCACGTATTTTAGACATTTCTTCATCTAGCTGATAGGCAGCTTCTGCTGCACTTGCTAAACGTTCTTCAATCTCCTCTGGAATCATTCCAGAATACTTATATTGAAGAGAATGCTCAATCGTTGCCCAGAAATTCATTGCGAGCGTACGAATTTGAAGCTCAATAAGAATCTTCTTTTCACCGTTAATTGTGTGAACAGGGTAACGTAAAATCATATGATACGATCTATAGCCACTTCGCTTTTTATGCTTTATATAGTCACGTTCTGTTTCAATTTCAAAGTCAGATCGCTTTTGAATGATTTTAACAATCGTATCGATATCCTCAACGAATTGGCACATAATCCGAACTCCGCCCAAATCCTGCATATCCTCTTCCAAACGGTTTAACGGGATATTTTTGCGTTTCGCTTTTTCTAAAATACTTGATACAGGCTTTACTCTTCCTGTAACAAACTCAATTGGAGTTTGCTTAGAGGACATCTGATATTGATCCCTGACCCCTTTAAATTTAATCTTAAGCTCCTCCACCGCTTGCTTGTAAGGAGTTAGCATAACATCCCAATCCTTCATGGAGGCTCCCCCCTTTGCTTCATTGTGTAGTATGTACTGCGTGGGTGGCAGATAACTCTACCAAAAATGATCCTCTCCTATTTTTCCTTTTATCGTTCATTTTCAAACCTATGTAAGGGAAAGAATCGAATTATTACTCTATTCACATTTTATCATAGAACCTGAAAAGCTGTTTGACATTTGCCGCGCAATTATACTTAAAAAGTCACATTGTTAATTTGAAGGCACTGTGAAATAATAGAGGAAACGTGTAAATTAGGTGATCGAAAATGAGTCAAGAAATAGAAATTGAATTTAAACAATTGCTTACATATAGTCAGTTTGAAGCACTCAAAGCTCGATATGCTAAAGGGGCTCCAT
This window contains:
- a CDS encoding GTP pyrophosphokinase; translated protein: MKDWDVMLTPYKQAVEELKIKFKGVRDQYQMSSKQTPIEFVTGRVKPVSSILEKAKRKNIPLNRLEEDMQDLGGVRIMCQFVEDIDTIVKIIQKRSDFEIETERDYIKHKKRSGYRSYHMILRYPVHTINGEKKILIELQIRTLAMNFWATIEHSLQYKYSGMIPEEIEERLASAAEAAYQLDEEMSKIRGEVQEAQQILSKKHGDNSRK